TCGTCACTGGGAACATTTTGTTGTGCAACCCGAGCCCGCTGTCATGGAGATTGTGCGAGAGTTCTACGCCAATTTTCTTTCTCATGAATGGCCAACCGAGGTCATTGTACGGCAGGTTGTGGTCCCATTCTCGGCTGCAGCCATCAACAGTCTGTTTGCATTGGAAGCAGTTCACAATTTTACACCTAGAAAAGGGCAAGTGCCCGATGATGAATTAGAAGAAGTTATGCCAGTAGTAGCCCAACCCGACTCTGTTTGGGATTTGGATGACCAGGGCAATCTGCGTTTTCGGAGGACCGAGCTGGAGCATGATATGAAATGCTTATACTCCTTTGTCCAAACAACTCTCTGCCCCACATCACATGATTCCACCGTGAGTCGTGATCGTGCATACATGCTCTTCTGCCTGCAGAGAGGACTCCCTATTGATGTTGGGACCGTCTTGGCCCACGAGATCTTTGACTGTGCACACCGAGGCAAGGGGAAGCTGTTCTTACCTGCCACAGTCACTGCCCTTTGCTGTGACGCTGGAGTTCCCGTTTGGCCCGAGGAGGGGTTGCTGCATCCAAAGGGGCCCGTCAGTTTTGGCCTTTCCCGAGCTCCCAAGGCAACTCGAGCCTCAGCCTCCACCTCTGCTTCCGCTTCTGCCTCGGCTAGTGATCCCCTCCTGGAGCGCTTCACTCAGTTCGAACAGATGCAGCAACAAATGCATCTGCGGCAGGAGGAAATGTGTGGCCGATTGCAGTCTTGGTGGTCGTATGAACAGCAGCGTGATGTGATCCTGGAGCGCACGTTGAAGAAATCAACACCCCGAGTGGTTCCCCAATTCCCTCAGTTCCCCCAGCAGATACTCCACCCGTGGACAGATTCATCGGTTCCAAATGCGGATGATCCTCAAGAGGACTCCGAGTAACAGGGGGTTTCCTTTCcctaactctatttttattttttagttctGTACtgtgttttgtattttttttttttttattctgtcTGTTAGTTGTTAGTATCTAGTGTCCAGTAACTGTTTTTGTGGTTCTGTTTGTGTGTGTTGTCCAAATGTGTCTTTGAGAGATTTGTTGAGTTAGTCTGGCTTAGTGTGCTGCtcgatgatgaattttttttttttttccgctCACTCCATTTGTGTTTGCTGCCTGGattttatatgttgtttatgCTTGATGAACTGCTAGGATATCATTGATGCTTCCTTTTAGGCTCTAATCAATAGTGTTGTACTTTTGTTATCCCACCTTGTTTTGAGTTTTTCAAATGACTGCTGTTTGTGAAATTTTAAGCATCTAGAATTGGTTAGTGCaccccttgaggcgaaatcctagctaATCTTATCCCTTAGAAATGATCTAGGCCATTTTTGGACGATTGAGCCTTTCTAGCCTCCCTTATATATCAAGTTCCCTTAGTGACCCCGTCTTTGAGCCTGTAAGCCTATTTTTCTTGTTTATCCCAATCATGCATGCTACATATCCCTTCCTAAACATGAACTTTCCCCACACCTCCCAACCTAGTTGCTTTCCCTTGTCAAGAATTAATTCTTCACACTAAGTTTGGGGTGAGTGAGGTGAGTGTAGCTTTGTGGTGAGCTAATCCGCAATTTCCATATcagccacattggggacaatgttgggaTGTAAGTTTGGGGTGGGGGAATTAGCTCACAAGACAAACACATATATACAATCAAACCAATTCTCTTGCTATATATTATACAGTTTATTTTACTTGTCTTTAGTATttccttgtaaaaaaaaaaaaaaaaaaatcagaaaaaaaaaaaataataataaaaacaaaatatatatatatatatatcagaaaaataaataaataaatatatataaataaatacagtAGAAAAGTTCAGAAATAATAGCAAGAGAAGTACATTAGAGCAATATGTCTTTGTGAGTATAAAAGAAATGTTGGGGAAGTGAGTTTGAGAGATATGAATCATAATAAGGAGGCTCGGTTCTTAACAAGTGAGGTGGTTAGGTTATGAGCTAGTAAATGACATACTTTACCGTACCCTAACccaagccttacattacaagcttaatAAAATCCTTTTGATTGAGGGGATAAGATtagactacattagtggagaggagtgCACTAATTCAACTTATGGGAGCAATAGTTAATTTTGAGGATCAAGGGGCAGTTGTTAGAGGAATTCAAGGTGTAGGTGGGAAGCATTTGTACATACTATTGGCTAGGTGACTTTAGGGAGGTATTACTGATATCCTAGGTACTGAAATTGAGAAAAACAGCATATAAAGTCAAGGCATAAACACTGCATCATTTCATTCCATTCCACCTTTCTGAGAGCAACTTGTTCACTAAGCCATATTGAATTATTTAGATCTCTCTCTCATGTTTTGTGTGTGTGTTTATTTATTTCTGTTTTTATCATTACTCGAGGGCGAGCAATAGGTCAAGTTTGGGGTGTTGATAACTCTAgaatttagagttatttttataatctttgaacttgcttttcaaaattaaaaagagtaatgagtcttgttttcatgtaattttgtcAGTGTTAGTGTGTTATTCTAGGTAGTGAGTCTGGGTAGAGTTAAGTtttgtattgtaatatttttcagtgttttttatgtaaatttctgtGTTGTATTAATCAGGAAAGGAAACTTGCAAAATTTGTGAAAGGGAACTTTGGAATCAAAAAGGGAATAACGAATTCTGAAAGGGGCTTGATGCTGCTTCAATGCTGTAGCATCACCGTAGCATCGGGCAGAGCCAGGAAGGAAACGTGACAACTGCGAGCTGGACTTAATGAGGCATAAGTGGCACTGAGGTGGCGAGAGTATTGTACAATTAAGTCAGCTAGGTGATGTGGCACGTGGAGGACAAGGTGGGAATTGACTTGCTAATTAGGGTAAACCAAGTACCCTAAAAAGAAAAGTACCAGCCGAAAAAAGAGGCAGCCCCCCATTCTGAGAGACAGCTGATTTCCTGAGACCATTTTGGAGAGAAAACAGAAGaaaagaaaacagagagagtacAGAGGAGGAGGAGGACCACGAGCTGACAACTAGGGGGATTGAGCACAACAATTCCTTCTAACTTCTTCTTCTCCCTTCTTCATTTTGTATTGTATTTTCTCTCTATCTAATTTGTGAACAAACTCCATGGATTTGCTAAAGGCTACTGGTTTTgtatttctattattaaacatgaaCTAAGCTTTTGaggatttgggtggttatgaaccctttgtatggatcaatattttgaatgcatggtgaagttgtttatgtcatagttcaattgaatgtgctgtaatgttaattgaatgttaattactggccatatttagcatttattaagttagatctaacttggaaaatggaagtctagctgaacccattcaattgatgcaagaaactTACCTAGTTTTAGGTGATTTTTAGTAGTGGAATAGGACTATTTTGCTGCCTTGCATAACCTAAAGATTTGGTGCTTGATGGATTGTTTATTGTCTGTTTTTAATACATGAATGTATTGAGGGAGGTTATAAACAATAGATAgtaagttttgggaaaaactcACTGGGTTTTACGAATTCTGTTAACTGTGACATAAATTGCTGACCCATTGCTGAGGCATTGCTGTAGCAACTGGAACGAACAGAGGAGAATTAACCACCCAGATCTATTTTCTCATATTTGAAATTTGCACAGAATTACTTCATTTGGTCTCTGATTTTTAGCTTAATTAAATTTGCTTGTTTATAATTAATTCCAGAATTAATTACACAACCTTTCTCTTGATTTGGTTACTGTATTATAAACTGTTTTTTGGTTGATTTTACTTTATTTTAGTTGAAAAGTCCCTttggagacgaactttgatacttTATCAAAGTATTACTTGTTTgtgactgtgtatacttgcgcatattttaattgttagaaaattcaCAACACGTTGTGGTCAGAGTCTATTATAGATTTCGCACCACATACACATAAATAATGCATTATAAACAAGcaagattaaaaaaattaagtgaTATATCCCCAAATGCtgataaaaaaaatcaacctCAAACATGAAGATCGAATAAGGTGCTACTAATGACATTGATAGCATGTGGTTAATAAGTGCCACAAAAGAAAAGAcaaagatatatataaatatatatatatgagtaattATCCCAATTTATTTCCACCATAATAAAGACTTTCATATACTGTActatagaaaataatatataGCCAATCAAAGCTTGCTACCGCTAATGGTATGATAACTAGACTGTGGCAATTGACTCAGCTTCCCGAATTTGTTTTCGTAGTATTCCAACAGTTCCATCCTGTCAATTACAAATTGTAAATTTCGTCATATCAAATGATGAATGATAAGTCACACGTACACATGAAATaaactatacatatataataataaaccTACCAATATGCCAAGCACTGGAATGGTGCATACTTGTCATAAATTTCTTTGACCTCTTTTTGAATAGTTTTCTTGTTGCATTTTTTCCTTCCATGAATCTGCATGCATAATTAAACAGCAATAGATCGAGATGATATTTAAGCAGATATAATATTACCTACTATTAGAGTATTTAATAAAAATGTATACCTGTTGTAAATGCCTGATGGTTTCGGAGTCAACAGGAACTTTTTGATAGTGACCGACACACATCAAGATGTTGGCACATGCAAAGGGACCAAAACCTCTGATCTTGTTGATGATCATGTCCTCCCGGCACAACCTCTTCTCAGAAGCTTCCTCCAGTTCTCGCAGCACACTAAGTTTTCCACTATGAACGTCCTTAGCCAGTTTAAAAATATGCTTGGCTCTATATCCAAGCACAGGACTCATTCTCTCCATGAAATCGTTCTCCCCACGGCTCACTATTTCTCTTGCGTTTGGAAAATTCCCTATTTTCATCACTTTTTCATTTTCTTTGGGATACACCAGTTTCCTCTTTACACCTCTAGTTCTACTACTAACTCCATCCACATTGTTTTGTGATATGTCATATTGGAGTTTGCATAGAGCTTCAGCCATTTTAAGTGTCCTTCCCCATCTACATGTATGTATCATTTAGATATACATAAATATTAACACATTATCAATCtcacatatatatagatatatatatacacacacacattaCGTACGTGCAATTGCAGAGAAGGATGGACTTGACAGCATCTTCAAAGAGAGATGGAGAACGAAAAAGCCTACCAAAGCCCGTCTCCTTAGCGCGTGGACACACTTTGTGAAACTCTCTGACATCTCTTGCATCACTTTCTGTGATCCTCAGCATACGAACAATTTGTTCCTagatgatatacatatatatgaatGAATTGTATACTTTGACAAAATAACAAATGTACTATACTATATTTGTtagtaaaaataaatacattacaCGTACCTGTATTACACGTTGGTCATTCATGGAGAAATTAGAGTGTTGAGAGAAGTGGCGGACATAGAGATAATGGTTTGACTGAGAGACTGAAAGAGTGAGAGAAGTGGCATCGTCAGCGAGTCGGAGAGGTCTTTGGAGTGATTTGGAGGATGGAATCCACACATTTGGAGGCATCATAAACATCCCATGATTGCATACACTTTTCTCCATGTCGAATAAACTACAACTTCCTACTGCCATTGTCATCAACAAAATTCCCTCTCCCTCTTTCTCTGCTCTCTTTTCGAATAATGCCTCCATTCTTCTCtccatctctctttctctctccctctctctaccTATATAGAAATTCAACtcttatattttatattaatactATACCGATTAGCATGTACAAAATCCTGTGTTCATACCTATAAATTACCTAATTCATTCTGATCTCATTTCCCTAGCTAATTAGTTTATATTACGATATTGTCTGATTATATAAAAATCAATCAACACAAATTTTGCATAGAGAACGGGACATTTAATATGGTcaaataattttgatttaattaatttgagATATAATTGGTCCCGCTTTCAATTCCGTGGCATttgcttttatatatatttatatttctatatccaaaaaggaaataaataataAGTTAGAGAAAGAATCAGTATATTTGTATATTCACATTAGCTATTAATccttttgtttttttgttgtggtgattatatattaattaatccatattattatatataaactcATCAATTAATTATGATTCCTCTGTTTTAGTAATCGGAGAAAATATGGATATTTGGGAGATTCGGTCTCGTGGTCGTAGCTTTGGGATTTCATTTGTGGTGCCAGATCGAATGGGTATGGAAATCTCTGGGAAGAAACGTTCTAGGGGTAATCATCCTTTGAGGATACTCAGATTTGCTTCTGTAAGTGCATTTCAAAGCATGGTTGAACAAGCTCGTAAAGATTCCAAAGATATCAAACTCAATGAATTTAAATACTTCTACGAATTGGATGACATTAAGCTCCAATGTCGTCTTCCTAAGCCTAACCCCAATAAGTTTTACCACAACAGCCAGATGAATGATTGGTCTATTCATGTTCTCCATTTCAAATCCAAGTCTAAGTGATCTTCTATTTTGGTTATATATGAGTTTTCCTCTATTTTAGATTACGTACGTACATATCCAGTTTTATGTATTGTGTGCCAATTTCTTAAATTGGTTGTTATGTGTCTGAATTTGCCTGGCTTTGTTTATTTACTTGTCTTGTGCCAGAATTATAGCCTGCTGGCTGTGTTATCTTCTTGTCTTATGCCAACTCTAGGCTTCATATTGTTGGGTTATAATAATTTGATTAATAAATAAAGATTATCCTGTGGAACGGCTTATATTAAGGTTTTACTAGCCCTAATTTTTTTCAACTAGAAATCAGGCCTCCGTCAAAGTAATAATCTGATtttaatgatacaaatttaaatttCTAGGTAAATCAAGTTAAATTCTGACACGACATGCAGTATTAATGAATTCCATTCACTATATATGCATTATCACATAGGGCACTGTATAAAATATAAAATCACGTCTATAACAGATTCAAGAAGATGGAAATTATTTAGTAATAGACTATAATTATTTCAGTTTCAGCATTAATTGGGAGCAGAGGATTGAAAAAGAATTAAAAGTTTCGAATTTTATGTAAAAATTAATAGTATCACCTTGactttaaattaaattaattgataTATAGAAAATATGTAAGGTGACTAAAATATagttatttattttcaaaaaatatggCTCAGGTCTGTCAGGTGTGAGCCTTAAATTATTATGTTCGTTTCAAGCAAGCAAATACGACCATGGACATGGAGAAAACAATTTATTGGACTTGATATCAAAATGTTCTTTTATATAAttcttttaattaataatttatacaTATAAAAACTTGTATAAGAATTGGAATAAAGAGTGGCCTCATTTAGACATATTGGTTTcatacaaaaattaaataataataataataattttgatacAGTAACGTAGACTTGATCTAATTTTATACACAATAGTGTGAAAAATTGCTTATGTAAATAATATGATCGACCTATTGCACATATAATATAATACAACTCCTTAATTTTGACCAGTTAATTAAATATGTGAGAGTGGTAATGTACTTTTATTTACGCCTTTATACAACTCCAAAAATGAATCGAAATAAGGACTAATTATTCATTAGATAATACTTGACAGATCAATAATAATACACGAAAGTGCTTATTGATCCATACTATAGGAAAACATTCAGAAGTAAAACAatctaataataattaattaaaagcttAGGAAACGATAGAAAAGTAAAAACATAatatatttgattaaaaatgGGATTTGAAGCTGGTAATGTAGACAGCAGCAATTTCGTTGCAGATACTGCCACGTTGGATCTCAGAAGCATCAAACATGTTGCGCAATTCAGATTCTCTGGCAACTCCTACAAAACTGGTTCCGCGCTCGATCAGCAACTTCATAGGTATCCCAGAGTTTCTATGGATCATCTTGAGAAAGTCATCGTCACGACTATGAAGATGAGCAGCAGCACCACCAGCACCAGCACCAGCAGCAATGTCATGAAGATGAACTTGACGATGAGGTTGAGGAGTCAACGATGAATGATTAGGCTCTTGTCTTACTTTTCTTTCATCAATACCCCAAAGCTTCTTGGAGTAATCAAACACCTTTTGATCCCTGGCATTCGAGTATGTCCACTCCGGATTGGCAGTGTACTTGTTCACAAACTTACTTCTCAATCGGCGTACCTTATCCACCAACTGACTCTTGTTGAACTCAATGTGGGGCATAGAGCTTACAGCATGACCATAAAACTTGGTCATGTCCACTTTATTGGCATCGCAACCATTCTTGTCGCAAAACCTTTTCAGCCGTCGCAGCAGTTTAAGCTCGTCCTTCTGGCTCCAGAATCGCTCGAACGGCTTTTTCTTCTTGTCCACTTGATTACTATTTTCACCAGCAATAATAATATGGTCCTTCTTGCGTTGCTTCTGCTTCTTGGTTTTGGAGTCGACGTCTGACTCAACCACAACATCAATGCCATCCTCATCCTCATCATTGTTCTTCCTCTCTTTCCTTCTCTTAAGTGAGAAGGAATGTTGCTCAGAGATCGGAGAATCTGCAGATTCATTGTGAGAATGGTGTGATGAGGAGTAGTGATGATCATCAGATTTGGAGAGTTGAGGAATGATATGATCTTGGTCGTCGACTTGGTTGCCTGCCAATGACTCCATTTTGAATATGAATATTGGAAGACAAGAGAgcttattattatgtgatatggatATGGTGCGAGGGTTGTATACATATGTGCTATATTTATACAAGAGTAGAGAGGAGTGGACTGTGCCAAGAGACCCTTACACCACATGTGAACGCACGCACCATCACAAGGTCTCACGGCAGCATACGCCACATAACGTAAGCCTATAACTAATGCAATATTGGAAAGAGTAAGAGGTCAAATCAATTGAATTTCCGGTAATTAGGATAATGAAATCAATCCACTTCATTCTAATTTTCAAATTTCTAATCTATATTGATTGATCATAATAATTTAGATATCCAATGAAACCGTATTTGTTACCGAATCAATAAGTGAATATAATCATTATATAAATCTCtcataaaaaaatgatttctaatgatatactatatatatgggaattatcataatttaattaatatcAAATAAAAGGATATTATTAACGAATCAATAAATGAATACCATATTTTCTCTAACCAAAATCAGGAAAGTTAATTACTAATATACATTATATATGAAGATATtggaattataatttttttagttaaatgatattttattaacgatttaattaattaatataataatgatcAAATTCTCTTATCAAAATCAGGAAAGTTTCTAATATACactatatatatttaaatcataatAGCCGAATTACTATGAAATAAAATGATTATTATTAACGAATAAATAAATAGATATAATTATACATCCAATTATCTTACATATATCAGGATAGTATCAAAAGATCCGGTATTTTTTAAAAGtgggattttgaaatgaaaatctgaatttagtgactaaaaacatgtttctgaaagtTCAATGTCTGTAAattatttttgagttttaaaaaacagAATCtatgattggtattaaatttaaaaatatagcAGAAACTAAATATGTGATTGGTTCAGCTGAATCTGAATATACATAGGTTCTatgatattaaattttgatttatcaatagatttaattaagtaaaatttaataatattgataaattaaaatttaataatagtgtattgattaaattcataacaatattggATTGTCAtgaattttggtttttttttctaaattaaagttatatttttttaattaactaaatgtTGTTGTTATAACTTAGCCTCGTTTGCTAAGCAATGTCATCTCTAACATTTTCCATCTGAGCCATATAAGCTTGATTGAAATTAATCTCTGTTGCCTCAAAAATTCCTACTTTATCTTCTTCTTGTTGGTTTTCTATTGTTGTATTAGATTAGTTTTCAGCTCCTTCAATATCTTCTACAGGTGTGGACTCAACTGAATATTGTTCAAACATTCTATCATTAATAAAATGCATCTTGATCCAGTTGTGGATAGCGCAACATGCTATTGGTATTCGACGTTGCTTTCTAAGCAAGTATGGAGACATTGACTTCAAAATTAGAAACCTAGCTTTCAGAAGGCCAAAACAACGTTCAATCACATTATGCAATGATGTGTGCCTATAattgacactacaagaaaaaacctCTACATCGACGActtttgtcgtcgctgtagatcaAGAAGTCGTCACCAAAATGGTGTCGCTATAGGTCCGTATGTGTAGCGACCTAAAGCGACGACAAAACGATGTCGTCACAGTAGTGTTTTACTACAGCAATGACATGTCGGTCGTAGTAGGAAATCTTTCTTTTTCAATTCGATtggatattgcgacgacatgtcgtcgtgtATGTGGTTACAAAATTTAAAATcttgaatttcaaaaactcctacAGCGACTCGCTGTAGTTCCGTCGACCGCCccatctacagcgacgacatatcATCGCTGGAGAGTGTGTGGATTTATATACCTACAGTGACGATATGGCGTCGTCGTAGTGGCACGAAATCTCAGATTTTCGTATCCAGCAAGCACCCTACACTGtagatatataatttttttttaaattaattaattaattatattgattaaattttatttaataaaatattaaatattaagtaaataaataaaaccaatttatttaattaaataataaaaccaatttaacaatatccatTCTCTAAAATGTAAAatacaaaacataagtagtattgtctccaaaataaaaataaaaaacaacacaaaatattaataagttctaaataataatataatataaaaaaatgtcatcaaaatcaattccaaagtcattatcatcgggctgttgtggtggctgtggtggttgtggctgttGTGGTTAGAAGTTTGCCATCCTggagtttagaaacaagacaattaatacatcatataattgaataatgtacatatatacaaaacttataaagttacttacatatgcatcattAGCATTCATGTTCACCCATCCACTTGtcagatgattgtgcatgtcatggaacgtatcgataatgctgggcagttccttagtctgaagattcatttttagaaaacaaaatttcagttaaatattgaaattattattaagataaattaaaatatttcaaattatctatatatttttatttaccttcttataCGTCGTCGTCGAGAACTTGCGCCACCGCCGCGAGCTAAGGGTGCTAGAGCCGAGAACCCACGCCGCCATCGGAGAAGagttctgttgacgcggttcttcggcaacaggtaattaagagaagaagagaaagagattagtacttaagagtagaaccgccgcagatatgaaatctttgtgaaaagaactaggtgaccttaaacacgtttttaagtggttcgaaggttaaaaatccttctactccactagtcaatattatttatcttttctgggtaattggtttacaaaatatatagttcttacaagactattttttccaacccctatcaattcccagggtctccatatttataggagaaggcacctggaaattggtagggaggtcatcccgtgaccttaccatttgtcatatcaagtctgtgatattcatgattacttcctaaacctgacacacaagtgtggtctaatcagtatggaaggagataatgggccgcacggcccaacccgtccgtgggtgtctgaatacgcacgttcctgcggcgtgtccgagaagtcagggggatatcggacacgtgatggcaggattatgcacgtttatcttgcgtgttgacttcccatagggtcagagcttcctgagaagctcgctaccggagcaatccataacccgagctgatccgtcagtggtcgtcggatgttgttcccagctcctggaacaacaagagggagcaggaaactccatcccctcgagctagaaagggcccgtcctgaagataaagcctctggcctgtgggagcctcgggctaaatcatgtttagtccgaggatcgtcctgctaaacagcccgtgggaaatccagggcgtacatctgccccccaagctcctgctcgtggtccatgacgtcagacatgggagaccacagtaggagcttttagacttctcccacaacccttcgcattccctGCTTTTCGCAtacgtctgatacgtggaacgccgtgggtggcgacggtacactctacgagaaccgcattaaatggcctagcctactgtccagccgtcgtttcatatttcgagtggagggtctcccaggagccttttacacgtgatcccccccttgtataaaaagggggtggccatcccacgcacggaccaccttaccattcagaacctctcaaatttccttcttttctctctgaccttccgaagaacaaaaccctcatttccattgctctcatcttctccgttcaccaagcttaagcgtgcgagttccttcaaggccttggagactactgtgccaacgaagctcctaccagcgcagcaacctcgctcaccatccaaccctatactgtaagtcttctgtccctgtttatttttgaaagcatgccactgtagcctaggtaaaatttttttactgtagccacatgcagaggttttctgggtcgcgcggatatggagggtgatggcccttctttgactagggcacacttgccatgggacatcgccttagaacatgggttccatgattctctcttaggaacaatttctgggtaggatccgtaggaactttgggtgcaaaaactgggtagcttagggaatacgccttaaaagcggttttgccacgccttgcctgttgaaactttccccccaaggcaattttttactctgagtcctctgacacacgaattccgagt
This genomic interval from Humulus lupulus chromosome 8, drHumLupu1.1, whole genome shotgun sequence contains the following:
- the LOC133796318 gene encoding uncharacterized protein LOC133796318, which codes for MERRMEALFEKRAEKEGEGILLMTMAVGSCSLFDMEKSVCNHGMFMMPPNVWIPSSKSLQRPLRLADDATSLTLSVSQSNHYLYVRHFSQHSNFSMNDQRVIQEQIVRMLRITESDARDVREFHKVCPRAKETGFGRLFRSPSLFEDAVKSILLCNCTWGRTLKMAEALCKLQYDISQNNVDGVSSRTRGVKRKLVYPKENEKVMKIGNFPNAREIVSRGENDFMERMSPVLGYRAKHIFKLAKDVHSGKLSVLRELEEASEKRLCREDMIINKIRGFGPFACANILMCVGHYQKVPVDSETIRHLQQIHGRKKCNKKTIQKEVKEIYDKYAPFQCLAYWMELLEYYENKFGKLSQLPQSSYHTISGSKL